Genomic segment of Arachis hypogaea cultivar Tifrunner chromosome 16, arahy.Tifrunner.gnm2.J5K5, whole genome shotgun sequence:
aattaaaatattgatattttcggtacatttaaaatttttttcaaactatatagttgcctaatttatttatttttatttttctttagaattctaaaaaattatagtCATCCAAAATTTATAGTGACAGATAGATGTAGAAAATTTAGACATCGGAGAAAAAAATGATAACTAACTATAAcgtgaaatttaaattaaaattgaatatattgatctaaaattatgttaaatagaaccaaaattttactaataaaaaaattaaatattaattatacaaaataaaaaataaatttataattgattttccttcttttcatattaaaaaaataaagaataaaaacttTCCAGCAACTATCTATATCATGTTGTTAGTTTTTATTGgccaaataattatatatataatttacacaTTATTTCTCtggtttaagaatttaatttagaaagttaaaattttcaattttctcaTTGTATGagacaaatttattaaatttatttttaattataaatcaaaGAGTGAAAAACACAATTTAATATCTAATACTGGTCtacaaaataaaattcttaattgACATATCGTAATCATATGAGTtgaattttatgaaaaagaaaagatgaattaTTAAACTTACTAGATGACTAATTACAAATTGACTCGTTTATTCTAATTagcatgataaaaaaaaaaaccgaatcAGATTgagtttatatatatttaatttttcagCTCCAGCCATAATAACAACATTGTCCACATTTCCAGTTACCATGCATGCACCTTCAGTAGTCTTGCAGTCTTTCACTTTTCGGTTATATATTGCTTCTGAGTAATGCTATAATAAATAACTTTTATAATTCAGCTAGAATTTATAAAGATTAGATGTTGTAAATTTGTAAGATATGCTAAGTTACTACTATGGCATGACAAGGAAATTATAACTAAGCGATCGTTATTATAGGATAAAAATTCAATGTGAATTTTATGCAAAgttaataattgaaaattattaaataatttgactaatttaacTGAATTatcatctaaaaatttttaactattaattttatataaattatttggattgtatttgaatttttatcttattatatttatGGGAGTCACTCTGATAAagatgattaaaatatttttttaaagatgttttttagtaattaaaatttaatacatataatcaattaaactgtgttatttttgtcaaaattagatcagaCAAATTGATTTGGCCGAAAAATTAGTAAACCAAACTTTAaaccgatctaaattaatatttttttttataaaaaataactacaataatctaataataaaaaatgactaaaatattcttattatatatatatatatatattttaaaaatcctaaatcttaacTCTACAAGGATACATAGAAAAGAGAAGGATTAAAATTTagagttataataataataataataataataataataataataatattttagtcatttttataataaaaatattataattatttttataaaataaatattaattttaactaatttaaaatatattttaccaatttttttaattaaattaatttatgtgatttaattttaacaaaaataatataatttaattaaaaaatattttaagcatCTTTATCTtgagtttttatatttatttatttgtcgcGGATATTTTGGCTTGTTTTTGTTAAGTAATGCTACATTGCAACTGAGTACAGGTCCAATTAGTGGGAAGGAACACTTATATTTTTAATGACGACTAATCATTATTCTTTTGAAGAAATAATAAGTATTATAAtagatatttaataaataaaagtgaattaAGAAGAAAGTTAGAGAGGTAGTGTGTAGTAGAATAGCAATATATAGAATGTCCCTTTCTACATTCTCTGTCTACAACCGGATACCGGCTGGTCCAGTGAATGGCAGTGTCACATGCTTGACACACCTCTTCCACACGTGCCGTCTTTCACCCATACAAACCCCCTCCCCTCCTTTCTAATTCTATTTCCATGGTGCAACAAAtaaaagttagagagagagagaaagaatagCCCAACTCTAAATCCAAAGCCATGGAATGGAAGAACAACACAAAATATATGGAGGAGGGTGCCACATGATGCACAGTCACAGTGCCTTTCTTTCTGCAGTATAAGAGTGAGAGTGTGGCTGTGTCCTTTCATTTTTTCTTCGTGTTTTGTATATTTGTGTAGATGGGatgttcttcctcctcctcctcctgcttttcctcttcttctacttcacgcttttattatttttatgttttgtatgaaaacagaAGCTGAAAGATCGGGTATTTAGGCCTCTTTTTGGGGAAGATATAGCGGTGAATCTTGTGAAGCttgtgtgtcttttcttttcCTTCGATTCTCTCTCTTTTATCTGCTCTTGCACCCTCATGAGGATCCGCAAAAGCCATGCGTTTTTATCTTCCCCCCACTTTCCGCCCACTCCTCCGTCAGATCCCCACCGCTCACCAGGGCTGGTGCAACTCACCACCGCAAATCTCCACCACCGACAACGTGGCTCCGATCATGGTGCTCAACCGTCTGATCAACCTATCAACGGCTGGGATGATTCCTCCGGTGAGAGTGGGGCACACAGACAGCACATCAAGCAAGACCCTTCGGTtagttaaaactaatttatttatttaatttttcccctcttattatttattatttatttatttttccgaaAATTTCATGATGTGGGCTTTTACAAGTGCACTTTTGTCCAATCTCTGGCAAGTGGTTGGTGTCAAATTCGAAttgttattttttctctttaatccCCTTTTggaaaaaagattatttttttcaaaaaagaggAATTTAAAAGGCATAGATATCCTTATGTATGTGAGTGGATCCTATCATCAATCATCAATTGATCCTGCAGGTGGaggatgattatgattatgatgatggAAGAAGAGAAGACAGTGGTGAAGACTCGGAGGACAAGAAAAGTAATCATTCCAGGTAAGAAACAGAAATTAAAATCTCTATCTTGTAGGTGAAAACATGGAGACCCATATCTTTGATTTTTAACCATcacggaaaaaaaaaagagtgatttTTAGCATATATGTAGAGCAATATAATTAAATTGCACGTTGGTTTTGTTTTTTTGTCTTAGCAAGTTTGATGTAATTGTAGGAAAGGAAACATCTTTGGTTCTTCTCAAACACTGCCACCAGCACCACCGTTAAACCTTTATTCTTCGACTCCTCTTCAAGGTAACAAACAAAACCATGGTGCTATTATAATACCTTTGACTTGGTTGGACTCCGATTCTTCCTAGTATTGTATGCAGATGAGAGATGGTGTGAGGAAGAGAAAGCGATTCCTTTCAAGAAACGAAGAGGGAGCTTTGACAACATGGGAATGAGTGATGGTAAGAAGACGAAGGCGAGGATGAAGACGAAGATGAACAACAAGTGCAGTAATAACAACAAGAGTGAAGAGGAGAAGgtgaaagggaagaagaagaagaaggggaggGGCAGTGCAGTAATGGAAGGCTCACGGTGCAGTCGTGTGAATGGAAGAGGTTGGAGGTGTTGCCAACAAACTCTTGTTGGTTACTCCCTCTGTGAGCATCACTTGGGCAAAGGAAGACTCAGAAGCATGACAAGTGTTCGAAACCGTTCTACAACAACAAAGGTGGTggtgcaacaacaacaacaacatgctCATGATcgtggtaataataataataatccttcatcttcttcttcttctgataaGCTCAGCGTGAAGACGATAATGGGTGGTGGTAGTAGCAACAAGAGGAAGATGAAGCAGCTTGGAATGGTGAAAGCTCGATCCATAAACAGCTTACTGGGCCAAACAACTAACACACCCATTGCGCACACTTAGCTTCATTGTTATTTCATGTCGAACCATTATGTGTTTTATATCATATATTATATTACATATACTTGGTGCAACTCAAAAGTTCTTCGTTGCTGATGAATTCATGAATAATTTTGACGTGATTCCCATGAATTAATTGCACCGTTTCGATTGTGGATGGTCTTTACATTCATGCACTCTTTACACTATTTCATCTTTGAAAAATTCATGTATCTACTCTATTATTAAATGAATTATAAAACGTATTTTACGTGAATTTTTACATACATTTGATGCAATAATAAAAATGGTGAAAACTCAACTGTTTGTGTAGCCATAAATcctattttttattcattgagATATGTTGATTTTGTATACCATTTGACCAATCATAGAGTAAAAATGATGATTCCATCCTCTCTTTCTCTTTGGAttccaaaataaaatagaaataaaaaatatttgataataaatgaAAAACTACGAATTTTTTGTTCCATTTCCGAATTGAAATGCGAACTATCTAGGTCAAATagctcaggtgaagtcgacttcacgtgaagttgatatctgagagtcgttagatgatacttcacgtgaagttgatatcgtTAGATAAAAATGTCAAATCattcaaatcatctaacggctctcagatatcaactttacgtgaagtcgactccacctgagttttcaccaacAAAAATATGTACATGATATTATTTCTACTTTGAACATATCATAGAGAACCTTGCATTTGCATTTTGAGAAATAGAAGAGCAGCTTTACTTTGATATAAATGTATGAAACTTAGGAAGGTCAAGATAGATGCGTGCCTTGAAAAATTGTTAGCTTTATGATTATGGTTTATGAGTGGGCAATTTCTCAGATACCACTAGTAGCTATATAGTCCTGTTTTTGAACATAAAAGTAATGCAACTGTTATAGTCAATACGAAAAGAACAAGCCATCATATTGACTCAAAAGTGTACCATATTGTTATTATAAATATACATACTTTTCTTATGTGTTGATGCTGCGTTCATATactttatattattttcttcATGCAAGTACTTCTGGACAAAATTGATAACTCAGAATGTTGGATTTGTCAAAGAAAACAATCGATTCCGTCGATATGTATTGTTATTTATTCATAACATATAAACGATAATTATTGACATGATACAATATATAAGGATCCAATAAAGGTAAAGGTTCAATACCCTTGCTTAACTTATTATTGAAAAGTATTGGAATGTAGACCCCATTAATAATATAAGTATACTTTTAATTACCTAGTATTATTATCCGTGCTTTAATTATCAATATATCTTGTCAGTGCCAAAAAGTTGAGGATGTGATCTCTTGGCAGGTCAATTCTTGAATAATTGAGATAGACTCCTTGTACTCTGGCAATGCCCGCTAATATCGTAGCAATTTCCTTGTCATTGCAGAGCCTACAAAATTTTCTATCCAAAAAATTTGTGTAAGCTGTATTATTTgtacctttttcttttttaacacTAGATATAtacatttcttttattattatagaaaattgCATGAAACTATATATATACCATGTGATCTGTTACAGTAGTCTGGAACAAACTAAGGAAGTGTGGGGGGAGAAAATCTAGGTATAAATGAGTATTAATCTTCTAGGGCTAAACCAAGCATATGCATATTATTGTCTTGTGCATGCATGGTTTGGAGGACCATATAATATAAGAAGAAGCAGGCATGGAAACTGCTGATAGAAACATACATCACACTTAATTTGATGAGtatctatatgtatatatattattgttttgTTGAAGActtgaagtaatatatttttttttacacacCTCTTTATTAACGCGGAGTGTATGATATACATATATCCCTGTTTCATGGTAATAATAAAGATATCATATGATATTTCCATGGGCTAAAATTACATCGAAAAGTCaatatattattattgaaaaatgaTAAGATAGTTGGTTTTATTCTGTGATAATAAAGTGACATCCAATAAGTCATAAAAGTTGAAACTATATATATTCTTTCACTTTGCTACTAGAAGCCTTAGAAGAATTACCACTCAAATGTGGAGTAATAATATATCTTTTAGGAAGAGGTAAAAAGGCCACAATAATACTGGGTTACAATTTATTTAAAAGTATTTgtctaatttattataaaaaattaaaaattaatatttaattttaaaaatataaaaataaataattattaaattaaatatttaaaatttgtcataaaaaataagttaaacaaaaattaaacactaaattatAAGCGCTAtaaaatttactttattttttttggtgGTGAAGGCATTAAATGTGACAGAGATTCTTTTGGATGGAGACGGTTGGAGATGGAGACCCCATACCAAGAATTCTCCACACAAAGCCACAGGAATCATATCCTCTGAGAGGCCTCAACCTTTGTAGATTAAGTAAATACAAATCAGCGAAGGAAAAGTCCAGTGACTagtaattttgttaaattttggtcaGCATGTAACTAacaaagaaaagtgagtcattgaATGAAATTTTACaccaatctcacactattaaaatcaTCTTGATGGTTATTTgatagctacaaatcacaaaaattgttgTCCCCTAGCATTCATCAATCAGTGAATACCAGGAACTTGGGGTACGGTAATGTAGCCAGCCATCAATATATCAATATATTAGTAGCTATATATGCATACAAGTCAATTTTAGTCACCTTAATATTCCAAAGCTAAAATTAAAGTTCATAAAATTCTTGACCCGCATTAATAATAATGTACAACAGTTATTAGTAAAAAGTTTATAAATGTAATGTTACAATAGCAAGGACTTAAGTAGCcaataaaagtaatttttgtcATTATTGGAAAGAAAATTTGAAGAGTTGGCGTTGAGAGGCATATTTGAGACGAAGAGGGAATggggagaaagaggaagaaaagaaattgGTAGAGATCCAAATTGATAAAAAAACGGGAGAGGAGGGTCATGCATATTGCGTGTAGCTTTATTGATGAATGGAGATTCACATGCAATGAGGAAACAAGTTTGTTATGGAAGGCCACTTGTCAGTTGAGAAATGTGGGGCCCAGAGACCCAATCAAACAGCAAAGCAATGGCCAGATAATGTATTCAATGCCACGTGCCCTCACCGCCCCACCAATCACACCATACCAAACCAAACTCATCCATTTTATATGCTGCTTCTTCCTAGTAGTACTAATACCAGAAATGAGTTaagttagtttaatttattaataattgaaTCTATTTGTAAAATTTGAAATCAGATGTATAATTAGAGCCTTAGAGGTATCTCAATTTCCTCTACCTTAGATACAATAACATGgggtgttaaattttaattaattgaatttgtagCAAGTTAATGACGGAAATAAGTAATCATTTGATAATTGATGGAAATAGAGGTAGCCCATGGGCCATGGGAGGGATGGACCCTGTCCCTTAGGCAAAAGAATTAATTGATGGATCCCCATTATGATTTCCATGTTTATTCAAACACTAGCATCAATCAGCAATGAGCCATAGTTCACACGGCATTTGGTTCCCTCTCCATCTCAAAGTATCGGGTTTGAGTTCTACTCGTTgcaaccgaaaaaaaaaatttgataagtATGTGAAGAGTGTATGGGTGTGTATTGtgtatctaggattaggaattgTCTAATTCATTGGAGTACCTAAGATTAAGAGTTGTCCAAttcaccgaaaaaaaaaaaaagtagcatCAATCTGTGCTTCCAATAGGGCATATTGATTATTGGAATAACCTCTAGGATATAAAACTACTATTCCAATCTCCCTCTACCTATTCTACCTATAGCTCTGCAATTATGTTCTTATCTCTGAATTTGCAATCATCCCTATTCTATTCTCTATATCTTGTATTTGTGATGATGATCATCATCAGGTTCATGAGGGAGCGCGCAGAAAGTACAGTATCATTGATTACTATTGTTTATAATCAATATACAAGGCAACAAATTGTGAatactaacaataataataagaaattaagaaAGCATGTGAAGCTAGCCAGGATGCATATGTAATTGGTAACTAAGTGCAATTATATATAACAGCTAAGAGTGCCATATTAGCACATTTGAATTGTACGTGTCAATAGCAAATAATGTTCATCACCGAATAGAAGATGGGACCTAACAATATAAATTAGCTAGAGTATGTAGCTTACTGAACTAGATGGAAAAGGCAGAATATAAATTAATGACTCTTGGATTGTAGTTGAAACtggattagttaattttaattaaaaatcactcgCGATGGCACCTATTGCCATTGTTGTAAAATGCATGGTGTCGGATTGTGCTTGACCTCTTAGCTAAGGTGGCCATACTTGACAGTAAGGCCGTACTTATGGTAGCAATTTCATAGTGTGGTTGGGGAATCataaataattcttaaaaattttaagatgggAATATCATATTTACATGTTTagtttaaagtttaaaaaattatttttaagtaaGTTTGATTTCAAGAAATCAAAATACCATCATTTTAATTTCTACATTTCTCATAGATATATTTGATTCCCATaggaataaaatcaaataacaaagtAATACTTGAACCACACACACTGTTCTTTGGTACAACTGTAATAATAAGAGATCCTTTGTTATGTGCCTGTATTTGGCTCAAATGGTCAATGTCCAACAAAATTTAACGGTTAAAGTTAAAGATTATATCTGTATGAAGCATTTtatggttaaaaaaaaaataaaaaccagttAAATTTAGTGATCAAGTTATTTTATGTTTAgtgtttaaatttatttaaaattcaagactacttaaaatttaaatttacctAAGATCCAAAACTACTTAAAGTATAAATTTACTAAGTTAAaagttatataaattaatttataatttttttctataaataagattaattttaataaattaaaagaatttctatatattcacatatttatttattttcgggAACTGAGCCTCTCACAAAGAAAGGGGGCAATAACCCCTCCcaaaactcaatttttttttttataaattatatgtaGATTTTAATTTAactcttttaaaatatttattttactctcatttatattataaaattaaattttggccCCTTCTTAAAAT
This window contains:
- the LOC112758447 gene encoding uncharacterized protein isoform X1; protein product: MRIRKSHAFLSSPHFPPTPPSDPHRSPGLVQLTTANLHHRQRGSDHGAQPSDQPINGWDDSSGESGAHRQHIKQDPSVEDDYDYDDGRREDSGEDSEDKKSNHSRKGNIFGSSQTLPPAPPLNLYSSTPLQVLYADERWCEEEKAIPFKKRRGSFDNMGMSDGKKTKARMKTKMNNKCSNNNKSEEEKVKGKKKKKGRGSAVMEGSRCSRVNGRGWRCCQQTLVGYSLCEHHLGKGRLRSMTSVRNRSTTTKVVVQQQQQHAHDRGNNNNNPSSSSSSDKLSVKTIMGGGSSNKRKMKQLGMVKARSINSLLGQTTNTPIAHT
- the LOC112758447 gene encoding uncharacterized protein isoform X2; protein product: MRIRKSHAFLSSPHFPPTPPSDPHRSPGLVQLTTANLHHRQRGSDHGAQPSDQPINGWDDSSGESGAHRQHIKQDPSVEDDYDYDDGRREDSGEDSEDKKSNHSRKGNIFGSSQTLPPAPPLNLYSSTPLQDERWCEEEKAIPFKKRRGSFDNMGMSDGKKTKARMKTKMNNKCSNNNKSEEEKVKGKKKKKGRGSAVMEGSRCSRVNGRGWRCCQQTLVGYSLCEHHLGKGRLRSMTSVRNRSTTTKVVVQQQQQHAHDRGNNNNNPSSSSSSDKLSVKTIMGGGSSNKRKMKQLGMVKARSINSLLGQTTNTPIAHT